The segment GAATAGTAGTCAATTGCTTCATGTGTTGGTGTTTTAGTGTGAAGCCTAAAGATACTATTTAAACCGATGTCTATTTATAAAGAAATCTTAAAAATCTCACAAGTGAGCGTCTAATTTAAACCTATCCTTCTATTTAGATTGACATAAACACAATGCTTTACCGGTACTTACATTATGCGCCACGTATCTTTTATTCATTTTCAAGTTGTTTTATATAATCTCCAATATTCTTTTTAATATCAGCCTCTAATTCTGGCTCTACAATATCTTTATATTGAATTAGGGTATCATATAAAATTCGTGCGACAATATAACGGGCGGTAGGCTTATCATCTGCCGGAATTGTGTACCAAGGCGCATGAGATTTTGATGTACGATTAATAGCATCTTCATAGCACTCTTGATATGAATCCCATAGTTTACGTTCTTTAAGATCACCTGGAGAAAATTTCCAATGTTTTTCGGTTCTATTTAAGCGTCTTAACAATCTGTTTTTTTGTTCTTCTTTTGACAAATGCAGAAAGAATTTAAATATGATGGTTCCATTTTCAACAATATGCTTTTCGAAATCATTAATTTGACGAAATCGTTTTGTCCAAAAAGCATCATTGACATCATCAATAGACTTAACGTCAGGTAGACTTTCTCCTAAAATATATCCAGGATGCACTCTTGTGACTAAAACATTTTCATAATGCGTTCTATTAAAAACACCAAATTTACCGCGAGCGGGAAGTGCAATATAATGTCGCCATAAATAATCATGATTAAGCTCTAATTCAGTTGGCACCTTAAAGCTATGTACTACAATTCCACGCGTGTTGAAATCTTTAAACACTTCTCTAATCATACTATCTTTCCCAGCTGTATCCATACCTTGAATACAAATCAGGATTGCATATTTACCATGTGCATAAATGGTGTTCTGAAAGTCGCCTAACTTCTCACGAACCTCTTCAAGCTCTTTTTCAATCGCTTTCTTCCTTGCACCTAAATCAAAAGTTGTAGCTACATTTTTTAGTTGAATACTTTCATTGACTTTAAATTGATTGATATTTATGTTCTCCATAATACTTTATTTAGATGCAAACAATTTCACATCAGTTTCACTCACTTCTCTACCGCCGAGAATGATTAAACGCTCAACAACATTTCTTAATTCTCGAATGTTTCCAGTCCAATCATATTCTTGTAATAATTTAATAGCTTTATCTGAAAACTCTTTTTTGACATTCCCTTGTTCTTCAGCGATTTTAGCAGCAAAGTGTTTAATTAGTAATGGTATGTCTTCACGGCGATCATTTAAAGCTGGAACTTTGATTAAGATAACTGCTAATCTATGGTATAAATCTTCTCTAAATCTCCCCTCTTCTATTTCTTTTTTTAAGTCTTTATTGGTCGCAGCGACTACACGAACATCAACTTTAATATCTCTGTCATTACCAACACGCTGAATTTTATTTTCTTGTAATGCGCGTAATACTTTGGCCTGAGCAGACAGGCTCATATCTCCAATTTCATCTAGGAAAATTGTTCCACTATTGGCCGCTTCAAATTTTCCTGCTCTATCTTTAACAGCGCTAGTAAAGGCTCCTTTCACATGACCAAACAATTCACTTTCTATGAGCTCTGATGGTATTGCAGCACAATTCACCTCAATTAAAGGTCCTTTAGAACGTGCGCTTTTTTGATGTAGCCAATGTGCAACAAGTTCCTTACCTGTTCCATTAGGCCCTGTGATAAGTACTCTAGCATCGGTAGCTGCCACTTTTTCTATCATGTCCTTGATTTGTGAAATGGCCTTGCTATCACCTATCATTTCATATTTTTTGCTCACTTTCTTTTTGAGCATTTTATTTTCAACTACCAGCGTTTTTGTATCTAAAGCAATACGAACTGTATTTAGGAGTCTATTTAAGTCTGGTGGTTTTGAAATGTAATCAAAGGCACCCAAACGCATAGTATTTACTGCTGTATCGAGATCGCCATGGCCTGAAATCATGACCATTGGTATTTCTGGTTTTATTTTTTTTACGGCTTCCAGGACTTCAACACCATCCATTTTAGGCATTTTAATATCGCAGAGCACCAAATCAAAATCGGTTTTCTTTATCATTTCAATGCCAACTAAACCATCTTCGGCCTCATCTACTTCATAAGCATCATTTTCCTCTGAAAGTATTTTTACCAAAACACGTCTTATTGACGCTTCATCCTCTATTACTAATATTTTTGCCATTATTATAATTTAAATTTTATTCCTGTTCTTAGATAAAAAGCATTTACATCGTCTAATTTAAAAACTTCATCTCTATTTTCATCACGTAATACATTATTTAACCTAAACGTATAGCCGGCATACATGTAAGCTACAAGGTGTTTTGTAAATAAATATTCATAGCCAAGCCCTCCAACACCTAGAGATAAAGAAATATTATTGACTTTTTTACCGTCTATTAATAGTGGACGCTGAACATGAGCAAAATAACCATCTAATCCTGCAAAGGTTTGAAATATACTTTTTTCGTTAAAAAAATACTTAATATTAGACTTTGGAACACCTACTGAAAACGACCATTTTTCATTCACCCGTCTATAATAGTTTACGAATGGTAATGGAAAAGGAACACCTGCTGTAGTGTTATAGGTTAACCCTAAGGTTAAGCGATAGGGTCTTTTGATTGTTTCATCTTTCGTTCTATCTGTAATTGCAAATGCACCGCCATTTATAAAAATATCATCTGATGTCAAGGAATTTGTTAAGGTAGAGGCGATTCGCGGATTAAATTTAAATCCTAATCTCCAATTCTCACTGGTTTTGAACGTATAACCGATATTTAAGTCGATAACTTGAATAGATTCTATAAGTGACGCATCAAACGGATAATTATCTTCGAGATTGAGTATGATTCTATTATATTCTGCACCAATCACTAAATAACAATCTTCTTTGGTTTTAATAGGATAATTAACAAGCGCTCGTAATCTAGTATATTGATCTTCAGAATTACTTTTAGGTATAAATGAATATTCCAAACGTGCTAAATCCGTAAGTTGTGCAGATGCCGTATGAGCAAAAAAGCCACATAGACTAATGAGCATAACTTTACTGAATGTTTTTAACATAGATATCGTTTGTGTTCTTCTTTAGATGTTATTGTGGCTTCTGAATGATATGAATATCTCGCTGAGGGAATGGAATTGCCACCTTATGTTCTCTAAATAATTTATCAATCTCAAAACGTATATCACTTTTGGGAAATTGTGCTCTAAAACTATTATTTATGGTAAAGATTAATTTGAAATCTAAAGAACTTTCACCAAACTGAGTAAACAATACGGATGGTTCAGGAATATTTAATACTTCAGGATGGCCTGTAGCTGCCTGTAATAATAATTTTTTTACTAATTGCACATCACTTCCATAGGCAACACCAACTTCAACGGTTTCTCTTGTAGACGTGCCATTTTGAGTCCAATTATACAAGCTATTTTCGAGATACAAGTGATTAGGAATAACTAATACTTTATTATCTATAGTTACCGCTCTAGTTGTTCGCAGTTTAATTTCTTCTACGCGACCAACCTTGCCGTCAATTTCGATAATATCACCCACATGCACCGATTGATCTATAAGTATAAATATCCCGGAAATAATATCCTGAAATAAAGTTTGCAGAGCAAGACCAACTCCAATTAACAGCGCTGCAGATGCTGCAAATACTGCAGTAACATTTACACCAACAGAATGCATTGTAATCAATAAAATAATGATATATACCAACCACCTAAAGTATCCATAAACAACATTAAATTTCTTTTTGTCATCATTGGGTAAATTTCTAGTGAATGCCTTAAAAATTAATCTTAAAATGATTGTGGTAATAAAAATCACCGTTATCATCATCAGTATATCTAAAATTGAAATCCGGATGTTCTCGCTAAAATCAATATGAAGATTGAGAAAGTTTCTAAAACCTTCCCAAGCCGAACTACCTGTTATTGACTCTTCGATTGTAGATAAATCTTGCATAATTAATATTTTATCCATTTATAAAGCTCTTTATAACTCGGTTTTTTACCATACATTAATATACCTACTCTGTAGATCTTAGCTGCAAACCAAACGGTAAACACAAAAGTCCCTACCAATATAGTAAATGATAAAACTTGTTGCCAAATAGGAACTCCAAATGGAATTCGCATGAGCATCACAACTGGTGATGTAAAGGGAATAAACGAGAAAACTGTTGAAACTGTGCCATGAGGGTCTTCGATTACAGTAAAAATACCAACATAGACCGCTAAAACAAGAGGCATAATAATTGGCAACATGAACTGTTGCGTATCTGTTTCATTATCTACTGCAGCACCAACAGCAGCATACAAGGAACTATACAATAAATAACCTCCAATAAAAAAGAGCAGAAATGCGATAACTAGATTTGCTAAAGGCAGATTATAGAAGGATTGCATTGCCAATTGCACTTCATTTGCCATATCGGCATTTTGCATAGCTTGATTCATCATTTCTTGCTGTGGGGTTTGCATTTCAGCTATGCTAATACCGAAAATCGCAGATAACACAAAAATCAATATACTACCTAAAATCAACCAAATAGCGAATTGTGTAATTCCAGCCAAAGACGTGCCAATAATTTTACCTAACATTAACTGTATTGGCTTCACAGAAGAAATAATAATTTCAATAATTCTACTTGTCTTTTCTTCTATAACACTACGCATGATCATATTACCATAGATAATGATAAACATGAACAATAAATAACCTGCAGCACCACCAAAAGCAAGTTTTAAATAACTATCTATTTTAGATGTTTTTTCACCGGTAAAGGTTTCTTGTGAAATACTTATATTGGTTTTAGAAGCTTCAATTTGCGCTATATTAACACCGTTATTCTGTAGCTTTTCATCTTCTAGTTTCTTTTCTATTTTTCGTTCCAAACTAGTGATAATTGACAATGATGGTGATTCATCTGAATAAAAACTGACATGAGACAAAATCGATTCCATATCATCACTTTTCTGAATGTACAATAAACCAAAATCCTCCTTAGCCTTAATAAGTTCTTTTGCCGTCTCAAGACTTGTATCAGTGAGCACTGTATATTTTGTGTGCTCTGTATCTTCAAATATCTCACTGAGGACACCTGTTTCATCCAACACAGATATATTGCGCTCTTTATCACTACTAAGTTGTGACAAATAAGCAACAACCACAATAAGTGCAACCATAATTAACGGACTAACAAAGGTCATGATAATGAACGATTTGTTTCTAACCTTTGTTAAATATTCTCTCTTTATTATAAGCGGTAGATGGTTCATTTTAATTATTTTTTACTGTTTGAATAAAGATATCACTAGCGCTTGGAATTACCTCGAGGAAATGATGTACTTCTGCCTTTGTAGTTAAAAAAGACAACAAATCATTAGAAGAATATTGACCATTCAACTTCACATTTAATTTAACATCATCATTAAGATTTCTGAAGGTTGCGGGCAGTACTTCAAATCTCTCTTGAATTTCTTGAGTTACCCGTTCTACGGCATCGGTTTGTAAACCAACCTCAAAAGTATTAGTTCTATACTGACGTTTGATATCTGTCAGTTTTCCATCTAACACCTTATTCGATTTATGAATTAAAGCAATATGATCACACAATTCTTCAACAGATTCCATGCGATGTGTTGAAAAAATAACAGTCGCTCCTTCATCTCTTAGTTGCAATATTTCATCTTTTATCAAATTTGCATTGATGGGATCAAACCCTGAGAAGGGCTCATCAAAAATTAATAATTTTGGTTGGTGTAATACCGTAACAATAAACTGTATCTTTTGAGCTTGTCCCTTGCTAAGCTCTTGTATTTTTTTATTCCACCAGTCACCTATTTCAAGTTTCTCAAACCAATGTTTCAATCGGTTTTTGGCTTCCTGTTTTGATAGTCCTTTTAGCTGTGCTAGATACAATGCTTGTTCCCCTACTTTCATAGTCTTATAAAGCCCCCGTTCTTCTGGCAGATATCCAATATGCTGTATATGTTCAGGTCTTAAAGGTTCTCCATCTAAAAACACATGTCCTGAATCTGGCATTGTAATTTGATTGATGATCCTAATAAGTGTTGTTTTACCTGCTCCATTAGGTCCAAGCAACCCAAAAATACTGCCCTTTGGAACCGCTATTGAGACATCATTTAGTGCTCTGAAATTTCCAAAGTTTTTAGATACTGAATCCGTTACTAATAGGTTATTCATAAATTGAAATTGATGCGTTGAATATAATAGGTGTAAAGATAAAAATGTTGTGCATGTAAATGCACGCTTATCGTATTAAATTATTAACGATTTTCGTATTGATCGTATTAAATTATTAACGATTTTCGTATTGTTTTTAGTTTGTGAAACGTTTTATTGCTTCATGTGAAGAGCTTATTTAAAAAACAAAACCCACCCTTAAACTTAATTAAGGATGGGAAAAAATTGCTATGAAAAAGAAAAATTACCACTAATTAGAATTAGTGATAATTCAAATATAGTGTTTTTTCTTAAATAAGGGTATTCTTATGAAAACATATCTTTAACTTTTTCAAAAAAGGATTTATCACTGCTCTGAGGCTTCGGTTCAAAATGTTCATCGCCTCGCATATTTTCAAAAAATTCTTTTTGCTCTTTGTTAAGTGTTTTAGGTGTCCAAACATTCACATGAACCAATAAATCACCACTACCATAGCCATTAATACTCGGTATTCCTTTTCCGCGTAAACGTAAAATTTTACCAGATTGCACTCCTGTTTCTACCTTAATTCGAACCTTACCAGTAACTGTATCTATCTCCTTAGAAGTACCTAATACCGCATCAGACAAACTCACATATAAGTCGTAGTGTAAATTATCTCCTTCACGTTTTAACGTCTCATGTTCTTTTTCTTCAATAACAACTAACAAATCTCCAGAAATACCATTACCTGGCGCATCATTACCTTTACCTGTTACTTTTAGCTGCATTGAGTCTACAACACCCGCAGGGATTTTAACAGAAACGGTTTCTTCTTGAACTTTTAAACCTTGCGCATCTGCATCAGCAGGTTTCTTATCAATACTTTGTCCTGCTCCTCCACAAGTCGGACAGGCAGAAGCGGTTTGCATGCGCCCCAAAATAGTATTCGTTACTCGAGTAACTTGACCTGCCCCGTTGCAAGTGGTACAGGTTTTATAAGTGGTTCCTGACGCTTGAACTTTTCGTTTTACCTTAATTTTTTTCTCTACACCATTGGCAATTTCCTCAAGTGATAATGAGACTCTAATTCTGAGATTACTTCCTTTTACTCGTCTTTGGCCTCCACCAAATCCGCCTCCAAAACCAGAGAATCCACCACCTCCAAAAGCACCTCCAAAAATATCTCCAAACTGACTAAATATGTCATCCATATTCATGCCACCACCACCAAATCCACCGGCACCCTCAAAGGCTTGGTGACCAAATTGGTCGTAACGTGCTTTTTTATCTGCATTGCTTAATACTTCATAGGCTTCAGCTGCTTCTTTAAATTTAGCTTCAGCATCTGTGTCATCTGGATTTTTATC is part of the Formosa sp. Hel1_31_208 genome and harbors:
- the dnaJ gene encoding molecular chaperone DnaJ → MAKKDYYEVLGVDKNASAAEIKKAYRKMALKFHPDKNPDDTDAEAKFKEAAEAYEVLSNADKKARYDQFGHQAFEGAGGFGGGGMNMDDIFSQFGDIFGGAFGGGGFSGFGGGFGGGQRRVKGSNLRIRVSLSLEEIANGVEKKIKVKRKVQASGTTYKTCTTCNGAGQVTRVTNTILGRMQTASACPTCGGAGQSIDKKPADADAQGLKVQEETVSVKIPAGVVDSMQLKVTGKGNDAPGNGISGDLLVVIEEKEHETLKREGDNLHYDLYVSLSDAVLGTSKEIDTVTGKVRIKVETGVQSGKILRLRGKGIPSINGYGSGDLLVHVNVWTPKTLNKEQKEFFENMRGDEHFEPKPQSSDKSFFEKVKDMFS
- a CDS encoding ABC transporter permease, giving the protein MNHLPLIIKREYLTKVRNKSFIIMTFVSPLIMVALIVVVAYLSQLSSDKERNISVLDETGVLSEIFEDTEHTKYTVLTDTSLETAKELIKAKEDFGLLYIQKSDDMESILSHVSFYSDESPSLSIITSLERKIEKKLEDEKLQNNGVNIAQIEASKTNISISQETFTGEKTSKIDSYLKLAFGGAAGYLLFMFIIIYGNMIMRSVIEEKTSRIIEIIISSVKPIQLMLGKIIGTSLAGITQFAIWLILGSILIFVLSAIFGISIAEMQTPQQEMMNQAMQNADMANEVQLAMQSFYNLPLANLVIAFLLFFIGGYLLYSSLYAAVGAAVDNETDTQQFMLPIIMPLVLAVYVGIFTVIEDPHGTVSTVFSFIPFTSPVVMLMRIPFGVPIWQQVLSFTILVGTFVFTVWFAAKIYRVGILMYGKKPSYKELYKWIKY
- a CDS encoding DUF6268 family outer membrane beta-barrel protein, translating into MLKTFSKVMLISLCGFFAHTASAQLTDLARLEYSFIPKSNSEDQYTRLRALVNYPIKTKEDCYLVIGAEYNRIILNLEDNYPFDASLIESIQVIDLNIGYTFKTSENWRLGFKFNPRIASTLTNSLTSDDIFINGGAFAITDRTKDETIKRPYRLTLGLTYNTTAGVPFPLPFVNYYRRVNEKWSFSVGVPKSNIKYFFNEKSIFQTFAGLDGYFAHVQRPLLIDGKKVNNISLSLGVGGLGYEYLFTKHLVAYMYAGYTFRLNNVLRDENRDEVFKLDDVNAFYLRTGIKFKL
- a CDS encoding PPK2 family polyphosphate kinase is translated as MENININQFKVNESIQLKNVATTFDLGARKKAIEKELEEVREKLGDFQNTIYAHGKYAILICIQGMDTAGKDSMIREVFKDFNTRGIVVHSFKVPTELELNHDYLWRHYIALPARGKFGVFNRTHYENVLVTRVHPGYILGESLPDVKSIDDVNDAFWTKRFRQINDFEKHIVENGTIIFKFFLHLSKEEQKNRLLRRLNRTEKHWKFSPGDLKERKLWDSYQECYEDAINRTSKSHAPWYTIPADDKPTARYIVARILYDTLIQYKDIVEPELEADIKKNIGDYIKQLENE
- a CDS encoding sigma-54 dependent transcriptional regulator translates to MAKILVIEDEASIRRVLVKILSEENDAYEVDEAEDGLVGIEMIKKTDFDLVLCDIKMPKMDGVEVLEAVKKIKPEIPMVMISGHGDLDTAVNTMRLGAFDYISKPPDLNRLLNTVRIALDTKTLVVENKMLKKKVSKKYEMIGDSKAISQIKDMIEKVAATDARVLITGPNGTGKELVAHWLHQKSARSKGPLIEVNCAAIPSELIESELFGHVKGAFTSAVKDRAGKFEAANSGTIFLDEIGDMSLSAQAKVLRALQENKIQRVGNDRDIKVDVRVVAATNKDLKKEIEEGRFREDLYHRLAVILIKVPALNDRREDIPLLIKHFAAKIAEEQGNVKKEFSDKAIKLLQEYDWTGNIRELRNVVERLIILGGREVSETDVKLFASK
- a CDS encoding mechanosensitive ion channel family protein — translated: MDKILIMQDLSTIEESITGSSAWEGFRNFLNLHIDFSENIRISILDILMMITVIFITTIILRLIFKAFTRNLPNDDKKKFNVVYGYFRWLVYIIILLITMHSVGVNVTAVFAASAALLIGVGLALQTLFQDIISGIFILIDQSVHVGDIIEIDGKVGRVEEIKLRTTRAVTIDNKVLVIPNHLYLENSLYNWTQNGTSTRETVEVGVAYGSDVQLVKKLLLQAATGHPEVLNIPEPSVLFTQFGESSLDFKLIFTINNSFRAQFPKSDIRFEIDKLFREHKVAIPFPQRDIHIIQKPQ
- a CDS encoding ABC transporter ATP-binding protein codes for the protein MNNLLVTDSVSKNFGNFRALNDVSIAVPKGSIFGLLGPNGAGKTTLIRIINQITMPDSGHVFLDGEPLRPEHIQHIGYLPEERGLYKTMKVGEQALYLAQLKGLSKQEAKNRLKHWFEKLEIGDWWNKKIQELSKGQAQKIQFIVTVLHQPKLLIFDEPFSGFDPINANLIKDEILQLRDEGATVIFSTHRMESVEELCDHIALIHKSNKVLDGKLTDIKRQYRTNTFEVGLQTDAVERVTQEIQERFEVLPATFRNLNDDVKLNVKLNGQYSSNDLLSFLTTKAEVHHFLEVIPSASDIFIQTVKNN